In Canis lupus familiaris isolate Mischka breed German Shepherd chromosome 9, alternate assembly UU_Cfam_GSD_1.0, whole genome shotgun sequence, a single window of DNA contains:
- the ZPBP2 gene encoding zona pellucida-binding protein 2 isoform X2 produces the protein MRAWVLLSAVLWYLTGVGWQRSSERTGKGFIYGRPGHPVKIYVKLHHNSPILACMDFRRAKKETVDPTYLWIGPNEKPLTVNDRINITKTGKLKVKDFLEALSGLYTCTLSYKTVRAETQEESIVKQRYDFLIFAYREPDYSYQMAVRFTTKSCEGRYNDLLFRVLKKILDNLISDLSCHIIEPSYKCHFVKIPKHGLLHELFIAFQVNPFAPGWKGACKDSVDCEDTTNHNILQWFVVLGLLVLMLMLLVRTAFPSVFMELNLVHKLQTKIVI, from the exons ATGCGAGCGTGGGTCCTACTCTCCGCGGTGCTCTGGTACCTCACTGGAG TTGGATGGCAGCGTTCTTCTGAACGCACCGGGAAAGGCTTCATTTATGGCAGACCCGGACACCCAG tgaaaatatatgtaaaattacatCACAATAGCCCAATCCTTGCCTGTATGGATTTTAGACGTgctaaaaaagaaacagtggaCCCCACCTACTTATGGATTGGGCCTAATGAAAAGCCATTAACAG TAAATGATCGaataaatataactaaaacaGGAAAGCTGAAGGTGAAAGATTTTCTGGAGGCTTTGTCTGGACTTTACACGTGTACTCTTTCTTATAAGACTGTCAGAGCAGAAACCCAAGAAGAAAGTATAGTAAAGCAAAGATATGACTTTCTGATCTTTG cctatcGGGAACCTGATTATTCATATCAGATGGCTGTACGTTTTACCACAAAGTCTTGTGAAGGAAGATATAATGACCTGCTTTTTAGAGTGCTGAAGAAAATCTTGGATAATTTAATCTCTGATTTGTCATGCCATATCATAGAACCATCATATAAATGCCATTTTGTTAAAATTCCAAAACATGGCCTCCTACATGAGCTATTTATTGCttttcaag tcAATCCTTTTGCACCAGGGTGGAAAGGTGCATGCAAGGATTCTGTTGATTGTGAAGATACCACTAATCATAATATCCTCCAG TGGTTTGTAGTCCTGGGACTTTTAGTCCTGATGTTGATGTTACTTGTCAGAACTGCGTTTCCGTCCGTATTTATGGAGCTAAATCTTGTGCATAAACTTCAAACAAAAATTGTAATATGA
- the ZPBP2 gene encoding zona pellucida-binding protein 2 isoform X1 yields the protein MRAWVLLSAVLWYLTGVGWQRSSERTGKGFIYGRPGHPVKIYVKLHHNSPILACMDFRRAKKETVDPTYLWIGPNEKPLTVNDRINITKTGKLKVKDFLEALSGLYTCTLSYKTVRAETQEESIVKQRYDFLIFAYREPDYSYQMAVRFTTKSCEGRYNDLLFRVLKKILDNLISDLSCHIIEPSYKCHFVKIPKHGLLHELFIAFQVNPFAPGWKGACKDSVDCEDTTNHNILQARDRIEEFFRSQAYIYYHDFNKTIPAMHFVDHSFQVVRLDSCRPGFGKNDGLHSNCASCCVVCSPGTFSPDVDVTCQNCVSVRIYGAKSCA from the exons ATGCGAGCGTGGGTCCTACTCTCCGCGGTGCTCTGGTACCTCACTGGAG TTGGATGGCAGCGTTCTTCTGAACGCACCGGGAAAGGCTTCATTTATGGCAGACCCGGACACCCAG tgaaaatatatgtaaaattacatCACAATAGCCCAATCCTTGCCTGTATGGATTTTAGACGTgctaaaaaagaaacagtggaCCCCACCTACTTATGGATTGGGCCTAATGAAAAGCCATTAACAG TAAATGATCGaataaatataactaaaacaGGAAAGCTGAAGGTGAAAGATTTTCTGGAGGCTTTGTCTGGACTTTACACGTGTACTCTTTCTTATAAGACTGTCAGAGCAGAAACCCAAGAAGAAAGTATAGTAAAGCAAAGATATGACTTTCTGATCTTTG cctatcGGGAACCTGATTATTCATATCAGATGGCTGTACGTTTTACCACAAAGTCTTGTGAAGGAAGATATAATGACCTGCTTTTTAGAGTGCTGAAGAAAATCTTGGATAATTTAATCTCTGATTTGTCATGCCATATCATAGAACCATCATATAAATGCCATTTTGTTAAAATTCCAAAACATGGCCTCCTACATGAGCTATTTATTGCttttcaag tcAATCCTTTTGCACCAGGGTGGAAAGGTGCATGCAAGGATTCTGTTGATTGTGAAGATACCACTAATCATAATATCCTCCAG gcAAGAGATCGGATAGAAGAATTTTTCCGGAGCCAAGCATACATTTACTACCACGACTTTAATAAAACTATACCTGCTATGCACTTTGTGGACCACAGTTTTCAAGTAGTTCGTTTGGATAGCTGTCGTCCAGGCTTTGGAAAAAATGATGGTCTACACAGTAATTGTGCTAGCTGTTGcg TGGTTTGTAGTCCTGGGACTTTTAGTCCTGATGTTGATGTTACTTGTCAGAACTGCGTTTCCGTCCGTATTTATGGAGCTAAATCTTGTGCATAA